Proteins found in one Pontibacter sp. SGAir0037 genomic segment:
- a CDS encoding phosphatase, with the protein MNKRLALIDMGTNTFHLLITEVDENGIRKDLVKTKLPVRLGQGGISNGAIAPEAYERALKTLRDFRTQIDAHEVDTVRAMATSMVRNASNGDDFVKDIYKQTDIQVEVISGEREAELIYYGVRSAGVLDEKTALIIDIGGGSIEFIICNEDAIFWKRSFEIGAQRLMDMFFQQDPIPAESIAAEKDYLKEKLQQLSEAVAMHKPMVLVGSSGTFDTLCDIDALRKGDTSRIQKQPAASSISLEDFYAVHHDLLRKNHDERLAIPGMLEMRVDMIVLASIVVDFILETYQLEEIRVSAYALKEGVLQQALQFEDL; encoded by the coding sequence ATGAACAAACGCCTGGCGCTTATTGATATGGGTACTAATACATTTCACCTGCTTATTACAGAGGTAGATGAAAACGGCATCAGGAAAGACCTTGTAAAAACAAAGCTTCCTGTAAGGTTGGGGCAAGGCGGAATAAGCAATGGCGCCATAGCACCAGAGGCCTATGAACGGGCACTGAAAACACTGCGGGATTTCAGAACTCAAATTGATGCCCACGAGGTAGATACAGTGCGGGCTATGGCCACCAGCATGGTGCGCAACGCTTCCAATGGAGATGATTTTGTTAAAGATATTTATAAGCAAACCGATATACAGGTAGAGGTTATTTCAGGTGAACGCGAAGCAGAATTGATTTACTATGGCGTACGGTCTGCCGGGGTGCTGGATGAAAAAACTGCCCTTATCATTGATATAGGTGGCGGTAGCATAGAATTTATAATCTGCAACGAAGATGCTATCTTCTGGAAGCGCAGCTTTGAAATAGGTGCTCAGCGGCTTATGGATATGTTTTTTCAACAAGATCCTATACCAGCTGAAAGTATAGCAGCAGAAAAAGATTACCTGAAAGAGAAACTACAGCAGCTTTCTGAAGCAGTAGCCATGCATAAGCCGATGGTTTTGGTAGGCTCTTCGGGTACGTTCGATACACTTTGCGATATTGACGCACTTCGGAAAGGCGATACTTCCCGTATACAAAAACAGCCAGCAGCTTCTTCTATATCTCTCGAAGATTTTTATGCTGTGCACCACGACCTGCTTCGCAAAAACCACGACGAACGATTAGCAATACCTGGCATGCTGGAAATGCGGGTTGACATGATCGTGCTGGCCAGTATAGTAGTAGATTTTATTTTAGAAACATATCAGTTGGAAGAGATAAGGGTTTCCGCCTATGCCCTGAAAGAGGGAGTGCTACAACAGGCGCTGCAATTTGAGGATCTGTAA
- a CDS encoding GNAT family N-acetyltransferase, with protein sequence MFLKSDNTYLRALEPADLDFLYALENDIAVWHIGNTLTPYSKFVLEAYLENATLDIYSIKQLRLVICNLEHRAIGAIDLYDFEPLHQRAGIGIMVERENRGKGHAAEALDLLLQYCRATLQLHQLYCSVSAGNLPSIHLFRKAGFTEVGVRKQWLRLPEGWEDVVEFQLLF encoded by the coding sequence ATGTTTCTAAAGTCCGATAATACTTATTTACGCGCTTTAGAACCTGCTGACCTTGACTTTTTATATGCCCTGGAAAATGATATAGCTGTATGGCATATCGGCAATACCCTTACGCCTTATTCTAAATTTGTGCTGGAGGCCTACCTCGAAAATGCTACCCTCGATATTTACAGCATCAAACAACTTCGCCTGGTTATCTGCAACCTGGAGCACAGGGCCATTGGTGCTATCGATCTGTATGATTTTGAACCTCTGCACCAAAGAGCGGGTATTGGCATTATGGTAGAGCGTGAGAACAGAGGTAAAGGGCATGCTGCTGAGGCGCTTGACTTGCTTCTGCAGTACTGCCGCGCTACATTACAATTGCACCAGTTGTATTGTTCAGTTTCGGCGGGCAATCTGCCGAGCATCCACCTTTTCCGAAAAGCAGGTTTTACAGAAGTTGGCGTACGAAAGCAATGGCTCCGGTTGCCGGAGGGCTGGGAAGATGTAGTTGAATTTCAGCTATTATTCTAA
- a CDS encoding class I SAM-dependent methyltransferase, with protein MYSFLTTENWPDYELIDSGNFEKLERFGQYYVARPEPQAIWDKHLPEQEWQRMVQAYFKRDKGSSEKGQWQLKKGMPEQWYINYQYNDMKLRFRLGLSSFKHVGLFPEQDNNWKFIYDTTRKLKTQQPKVLNMFAYTGAASLAAKAAGADITHLDSVKQVNFWARDNMEASNLDNIRWIVEDAMKFARREVKRGNTYNGIILDPPAYGRGPNGEKWQLEDELNELIKLCQQMLDKTDYFLLINLYSLGFSALILNNLMRLTFGDQIRNEELGEIYLHDRGERKLPLGTFFRFTSAK; from the coding sequence ATGTATTCCTTTTTAACAACAGAAAACTGGCCCGACTATGAATTAATAGATTCAGGAAATTTTGAAAAGCTGGAGCGGTTTGGCCAATATTATGTGGCACGCCCTGAGCCCCAGGCTATTTGGGATAAGCACCTGCCGGAGCAGGAGTGGCAGCGCATGGTACAGGCCTACTTTAAGCGCGACAAGGGCAGCTCGGAAAAAGGGCAGTGGCAGTTAAAGAAGGGGATGCCGGAGCAATGGTATATCAACTACCAGTACAACGATATGAAATTACGCTTCCGGTTAGGCTTATCGTCTTTTAAACATGTAGGCTTGTTTCCGGAGCAGGATAACAACTGGAAGTTTATTTACGACACGACCCGCAAACTGAAGACGCAACAGCCAAAAGTACTGAACATGTTTGCCTATACAGGTGCGGCCTCACTGGCTGCTAAAGCCGCAGGTGCCGACATTACCCATCTGGATTCTGTAAAGCAGGTAAACTTTTGGGCACGTGATAACATGGAAGCCAGCAACCTCGACAATATTCGCTGGATTGTTGAAGACGCCATGAAATTTGCCCGCCGCGAAGTAAAACGCGGGAACACTTATAATGGGATTATACTAGACCCACCAGCCTATGGGCGTGGACCGAATGGCGAAAAGTGGCAGCTAGAAGATGAACTGAATGAGCTGATAAAGCTATGCCAGCAGATGTTGGATAAAACAGACTACTTCCTGCTGATAAACCTGTACTCCCTGGGCTTCTCGGCCCTAATCCTGAATAACCTGATGCGCCTGACTTTTGGAGATCAGATCAGAAATGAGGAATTGGGAGAAATTTACCTGCATGATAGAGGGGAACGTAAACTACCCTTAGGCACTTTCTTCAGGTTTACCTCTGCTAAATAG
- the deoC gene encoding deoxyribose-phosphate aldolase, giving the protein MSGEEIAAHIDHTQLKPEATAGQIVQLCREAETYGFAAVCVPPCYVALAKDTLGTGTKVKLATVIGFPLGYQHHKVKFLETHQAIADGANEIDVVMNVSAFKSGQYVEVENELSDLAKFCHLKEAELKVIIETALLSAEEIVKACEICTAAGVDYVKTSTGFAASGARAEDIKLMRRTLPAQIKIKASGGIKTFADAQALIEAGADRLGCSASIQIISHE; this is encoded by the coding sequence ATGTCAGGAGAAGAGATTGCAGCGCATATAGACCATACACAGCTAAAGCCGGAGGCAACAGCTGGGCAAATAGTACAACTATGCCGCGAGGCTGAAACCTATGGTTTTGCTGCGGTTTGCGTTCCACCCTGCTATGTCGCTTTAGCAAAAGATACATTGGGTACAGGTACAAAGGTAAAGCTGGCCACGGTAATCGGGTTTCCGCTGGGCTACCAGCATCACAAGGTAAAGTTCCTGGAAACGCACCAGGCCATTGCCGACGGTGCCAATGAAATAGATGTTGTCATGAATGTTTCTGCCTTCAAATCCGGACAATACGTGGAGGTAGAGAATGAGCTGAGCGATCTGGCAAAATTCTGCCATTTAAAAGAGGCGGAACTGAAAGTGATCATAGAAACAGCTCTACTTTCAGCCGAAGAGATAGTGAAAGCATGTGAGATCTGTACTGCCGCCGGAGTAGATTATGTAAAAACTTCTACTGGTTTTGCGGCAAGTGGAGCCAGGGCGGAAGATATTAAATTAATGCGGCGCACGCTGCCAGCCCAAATCAAAATAAAAGCATCGGGAGGCATAAAAACATTTGCCGATGCGCAAGCGTTAATCGAAGCAGGAGCAGATCGTTTAGGATGCTCTGCCAG
- the dapF gene encoding diaminopimelate epimerase encodes MALNFYKYQGTGNDFVMVDNRKLTFPAKDEALVNRLCDRRMGIGSDGLILLQDHPEYDFEMVYFNADGRLGSMCGNGARCAVRFARQLGLIEDVAHFLAADGEHQASVERDLIHLKMNDVASVEQVGEDYFLNTGSPHYVRFVENVQELDAFADGRAVRYNDRFRAAGTNVNFVERLSENEIYVRTYERGVEDETLSCGTGVTACALVAGMEGAESPVSVKTLGGELQVTFKRAGEGFHQIYLIGPAKLVYSGTVAL; translated from the coding sequence ATGGCATTAAACTTTTACAAATACCAGGGCACGGGTAACGATTTTGTAATGGTCGATAACCGTAAGCTCACTTTTCCGGCTAAAGACGAAGCTTTAGTTAACCGCCTTTGCGACAGGCGCATGGGCATTGGCAGCGATGGCCTTATTCTTTTGCAGGATCATCCCGAGTACGATTTCGAGATGGTATACTTTAACGCAGATGGCCGTTTAGGCTCTATGTGTGGGAACGGAGCACGTTGTGCCGTGCGTTTTGCCCGCCAGTTAGGCTTAATAGAAGATGTGGCACACTTTCTAGCAGCCGACGGAGAGCATCAGGCAAGTGTAGAGCGTGATTTAATTCACCTCAAAATGAACGATGTGGCAAGTGTAGAGCAGGTTGGAGAAGATTATTTCCTGAATACAGGTTCTCCGCATTATGTGCGTTTTGTAGAGAATGTGCAGGAGCTGGATGCATTTGCCGATGGCCGTGCCGTGCGCTACAACGACAGGTTTAGAGCAGCAGGCACAAACGTTAATTTTGTAGAACGTCTTTCTGAAAATGAAATCTACGTGCGTACTTACGAGCGTGGTGTGGAGGACGAAACTCTTTCCTGCGGTACAGGTGTAACGGCATGTGCGCTCGTTGCCGGTATGGAGGGAGCAGAAAGCCCTGTTTCGGTAAAAACACTCGGGGGCGAACTGCAGGTTACTTTTAAACGTGCCGGAGAAGGCTTTCACCAGATTTACCTTATTGGCCCGGCCAAATTAGTTTATTCAGGTACTGTAGCCCTTTAA
- the secA gene encoding preprotein translocase subunit SecA, with the protein MFDFFGKTVAKIFGTKSDKDIKGVIPYVSQINEEYGRLASLSDDELRHKTVEVKAIIDERLKPIDENIAALHKRIADEPELNIVQKENIFSEIDELEKNRNKELEVVLMEVLPAAFAIVKETSRRWKENGQLVVTANDFDRTLAARKPNVQIDGDKAIWANKWTAAGNEITWEMLHYDVQLIGGIVLHQGKIAEMATGEGKTLVATLPAFLNALSKRGVHVVTVNDYLARRDSEWMAPLFEFHGITIDCIDKHQPNSEARRNAYRADITYGTNNEFGFDYLRDNMAREPKDLVQRKHHYAMVDEVDSVLIDDARTPLIISGPVPRGDEHEFYQLKPRIAMLVEAQRKLVNNFLTDAKRLIKEGNDKDGGLSLFRAYRGLPKSKPLIKFLSETGNRAIMQKVENHYLQDNSRMMPEADEPLFFTIDEKHNQIELTEKGIDLITGQGEDPNLFILPDIGTEIANIENNKSLSNEEQLHRKEQLIADFQEKSKRVHTINQLLKAYTLFEKDTEYIVTPDHKVKIVDEQTGRVMEGRRYSDGLHQAIEAKENVKVEDATQTYATVTLQNYFRMYHKLAGMTGTAETEAGEFWDIYKLDVVVIPTNKPIQRKDEHDKVYKTTREKYNAVADEIVELTEKGRPVLVGTTSVEISELLSRMLTLRKIKHQVLNAKLHQKEADIVAEAGKPSTVTIATNMAGRGTDIKLTPESKAAGGLAIIGTERHESRRVDRQLRGRSGRQGDPGSSQFFVSLEDNLMRLFGSDRIARLMDRMGLEEGEVIQHSMITNSIERAQKKVEENNFGQRKRLLEYDDVMNAQREVVYKRRRNALYGERLELDIWNMIYDISEDMVVSYKNSSDYENFQLHIIRVFGIDTAITEDDFKSVSANQLAERLYNEALNHYLDKNKQISEHAYPIITDIHQNRGPMIENVAVPFTDGKRQVAAVANLNKAYESHAMELIRSMEKVITLGVIDQAWTEHLRQMDDLKQVVQNAVYEQKDPLLVYKFESFELFKRMIGKVNEETINFLFHAYIPIQAPDQVQAPRPQPAAPKPPVLREKKEEVHSSLEGSNGSTTMQSPAPEKILPAHSQKVAGRNDRVSVQYMDGRVLKDVKYKNVEQDLLDNRCVLLED; encoded by the coding sequence ATGTTTGATTTTTTCGGTAAAACCGTTGCGAAAATATTCGGAACCAAGTCCGACAAAGATATCAAGGGTGTTATACCCTACGTATCTCAGATAAACGAAGAATACGGCAGACTTGCCAGCTTGTCTGATGATGAGCTTCGCCATAAAACAGTAGAGGTGAAAGCCATTATTGATGAGCGCTTAAAGCCTATCGACGAAAATATTGCTGCCTTGCACAAGCGCATTGCCGATGAGCCTGAACTAAATATTGTGCAGAAAGAGAATATATTCTCTGAAATTGATGAGCTGGAGAAGAACCGTAACAAAGAGCTGGAAGTAGTACTGATGGAGGTATTGCCGGCAGCCTTTGCTATTGTAAAAGAAACTTCGCGCCGTTGGAAAGAGAACGGCCAGTTAGTTGTTACCGCCAATGATTTTGACCGTACACTGGCGGCCCGTAAACCTAACGTGCAGATTGATGGTGATAAAGCCATCTGGGCAAACAAATGGACAGCAGCAGGTAATGAAATAACCTGGGAAATGTTGCACTACGATGTGCAGCTGATCGGTGGTATTGTGCTGCACCAGGGTAAGATTGCCGAAATGGCAACTGGTGAAGGTAAAACGTTAGTGGCAACTCTTCCGGCCTTCCTTAACGCACTGTCTAAGCGTGGCGTACACGTGGTAACTGTAAACGATTACCTGGCACGCCGTGACTCTGAATGGATGGCTCCTTTATTTGAGTTCCATGGCATTACCATCGACTGTATAGATAAACACCAGCCAAACTCTGAGGCACGCCGTAATGCCTACCGTGCCGATATTACCTACGGCACCAACAACGAATTTGGCTTCGATTACCTGCGTGATAACATGGCGCGTGAGCCTAAAGACCTTGTGCAGCGCAAGCACCACTATGCCATGGTCGATGAGGTAGACTCTGTGTTGATTGACGATGCCCGTACTCCCCTGATCATTTCTGGTCCTGTGCCGCGTGGCGATGAGCATGAGTTCTATCAGCTGAAACCACGTATTGCCATGCTGGTAGAGGCGCAGCGCAAGCTGGTTAATAATTTCCTTACCGATGCAAAACGCTTGATCAAAGAAGGAAATGATAAAGACGGCGGATTATCTCTTTTCAGAGCTTACCGTGGTCTGCCTAAGAGTAAGCCGCTTATTAAGTTTTTAAGTGAGACAGGTAACAGAGCCATCATGCAGAAGGTAGAAAACCACTACCTGCAGGACAACTCCCGCATGATGCCTGAGGCTGATGAGCCGCTTTTCTTCACTATTGATGAAAAGCATAACCAGATCGAGCTTACCGAAAAAGGTATTGACCTGATCACAGGCCAGGGCGAAGATCCGAACCTGTTTATTCTGCCAGACATCGGTACAGAGATTGCCAATATAGAGAACAATAAATCTTTGTCTAATGAGGAGCAACTGCACAGAAAAGAGCAATTAATCGCCGATTTCCAGGAGAAGTCGAAGCGTGTGCATACAATCAACCAGTTGCTGAAAGCATATACGCTGTTCGAGAAAGATACAGAGTATATCGTAACGCCAGATCATAAAGTGAAGATTGTAGATGAGCAGACCGGGCGTGTGATGGAAGGCCGCCGTTATTCGGATGGTTTGCACCAGGCAATAGAGGCGAAGGAAAACGTAAAAGTAGAAGATGCAACACAGACGTATGCTACGGTTACGCTGCAGAACTACTTCCGTATGTACCACAAGCTGGCTGGTATGACCGGTACTGCTGAAACGGAGGCTGGTGAGTTCTGGGATATCTATAAGCTGGATGTGGTGGTAATTCCTACCAACAAACCAATCCAACGCAAAGACGAGCACGATAAAGTTTACAAAACCACCCGTGAGAAGTATAATGCTGTAGCCGACGAAATTGTAGAACTTACTGAAAAAGGCCGGCCTGTGCTGGTGGGTACTACTTCGGTTGAGATTTCGGAGTTGCTGAGCCGCATGCTTACCCTGCGTAAAATTAAGCACCAGGTACTAAACGCGAAATTGCACCAGAAAGAAGCCGACATTGTAGCAGAAGCTGGTAAGCCAAGTACAGTAACCATTGCTACCAACATGGCTGGCCGTGGTACCGATATTAAGCTTACACCAGAGTCTAAAGCAGCAGGTGGTCTGGCTATCATTGGTACAGAGCGCCACGAGTCACGCCGTGTAGACCGCCAGTTGCGTGGTCGTTCTGGTCGCCAGGGAGATCCGGGTTCTTCACAATTCTTTGTATCGTTGGAAGATAACCTGATGCGCTTGTTCGGTTCAGATAGAATTGCCCGCCTGATGGACCGTATGGGTCTGGAAGAAGGAGAGGTAATTCAGCACTCTATGATCACGAACTCAATAGAACGTGCACAGAAGAAAGTAGAAGAAAATAACTTCGGCCAGCGTAAGCGCTTGCTGGAGTATGACGACGTTATGAACGCACAGCGTGAGGTAGTTTACAAGCGTCGCAGAAATGCCCTGTATGGGGAGCGCCTGGAGCTGGATATCTGGAACATGATTTATGATATCAGCGAAGACATGGTGGTTAGCTACAAAAACTCCAGCGACTACGAAAACTTCCAGCTGCATATTATCCGCGTGTTTGGTATTGATACTGCCATTACAGAAGATGATTTCAAATCTGTTTCTGCAAACCAGCTGGCTGAGCGCCTGTATAACGAGGCACTGAACCATTACCTGGATAAAAACAAGCAGATTTCAGAACATGCATACCCTATCATTACAGACATTCACCAGAACCGTGGACCAATGATCGAGAATGTGGCTGTTCCGTTTACAGACGGCAAACGCCAGGTAGCAGCGGTGGCAAACCTGAACAAAGCCTACGAATCACATGCCATGGAGCTGATCCGTTCGATGGAGAAAGTGATTACATTAGGAGTAATTGACCAGGCCTGGACAGAGCACCTTCGCCAGATGGACGACCTGAAGCAAGTAGTGCAGAATGCTGTTTACGAGCAGAAAGATCCGCTTTTGGTGTATAAGTTCGAATCTTTTGAGTTGTTCAAGCGCATGATCGGTAAGGTAAACGAAGAAACGATTAACTTCCTTTTCCACGCTTATATTCCGATTCAGGCTCCGGATCAGGTACAGGCACCACGCCCTCAACCTGCAGCACCTAAGCCGCCTGTCTTACGCGAGAAAAAAGAAGAAGTACACTCTTCACTAGAAGGCAGTAACGGCTCCACCACTATGCAGTCGCCTGCACCGGAAAAAATATTGCCGGCTCACTCGCAGAAAGTAGCTGGTCGTAACGACCGGGTAAGCGTGCAGTATATGGATGGCAGGGTTTTGAAAGACGTTAAGTATAAAAACGTTGAGCAAGACCTGTTAGATAACCGGTGTGTACTGTTAGAAGACTAA